The genomic window acaccccaatgtagtgtacacgaagggacctcggtttttcgtctcatccgaaagactagcacttgaacccaccacctaggttaggaaaggggggagaaaattgctaacgccctgacccagggtcgaactcgcaacctctcgcttccgagcgcaagtgcgttaccactcggccacccagtccacgtgatgtgggggcggagccaaacattggttgatacttactgtgttgacattagttcattggccccgccccaacatcatatgacttactaatccatgggctatcattggttcatgtttttggcgctaaactatctgacaggtaaagaactattttgatgtgacacgttattacttggtgcaaatacgcgcagtgtttaaaaccacttggcggacagaactgtgcattctcacaattcgacacttactacatccataataaccacaccgttgatcaatcgctgagaaatggcacaaatgacagttggggaaaacattcagaagttggaatgatcttactgaacggctggcagacttttccagaaagaacgatttggtgtacgtggtcaaatacagtcgtgctgttcaacttgcaaacaagaattcaaaacagccctttccagacgaactgaagtatgcatacgcaaaacttgtgtgcaagtactcaggaaaaggacgactcacaggccgaggtgcgaagaggagcaatgggtaagcggattaatatttagttgctatacttcttatgcgttcttgtcacagatagtaactcgtatgaatgtttaattttaatattttttttattttttttttttaggtttacaatgtttcaacattcattccagtatcgactgacattttaacgagtgtggaaagtctgtctgtctgtctgtctgtctgtctgtctgtctgtctgtctgtctgtctgtctgtctctctctctctctctctctctctctctctctctgcgcgcacttcttcttcttcttctttgtcggacagatttttcacacaaatgaccaggaaaccagattacgtaagccgtgtcagctgtaccctttgtaaaagtcagcgtagctcgagaacggcattgaaatattttcggtgttctttaccttgcccaagaagcagagcataagagtatacgtcacacactcgagtcaaggacgtcgtaaaatggccctcggtcaagttttcaccgagaaccattttatgatgtccttaacaattatgtgttagtcggcttagaatatgcgcgcaggtttcaaagttttgatccattcgattatctcaacagacatcctttgattgtaaagttgaatgcgggcacatgatggttgaaaatacttaacttgaaagtttcccgctgtggtagatttttatggtggttgtcacacaggcagcgacggctttactggtcggacccagttgtgcgttacctcgcttttgcctttaatgactgactgactggctgactttggggattaacgtcctctgaggtaactaggatctatttgggaacatttaccgtgatactgtaagaggagcaagaaaagaaaagaaaaatgatgatgatgatgatgatgatgatgatgatgatgatgatgatgatgatgatagaaagagagaaagaaagagaatagtgagagagaggggagagagagaaaaagagagagggggagagagagggagagagggagagagagagagggggagagagagagagagaagagagagagagagagagagagagagagagagagagagagagagagagagagagagagagagagagagatatttagaaccgactccagacgatgggaaatgctgtaaagatacatttgacgtaaagcgagtgacgcaatttcactagattttttcgaactttgatcatttagattccaagtgagcgggtcggcattgcacactcagaggatgggcggtgctttgctattccgtgaagcacccaccgacaaaactagcttttctgtacttttttttttttttagataaagagagtattatctcgcagcatttgaagtgtcattctttagaataaatcacgttggtattgttgatttaaatttgtactttgtcttgtcaatgttttgcttgataaacaaaaagggtccctgcttgaacgttataagatttagagggtcacctagaatccgtcctgattggtcaaaaagccatatgaggcactgaactggtactaaaataaaataatgtgctgacaaatttaagcttcttttttaatacagtaacaggatagatttctcccccgaaaactacagaaaattggccattttgacctccataatgtaacatcttacaagtaagtgtagttggacctgtctttaacgacagtttgaaacgagttgttatcgcaattaaagaaagccgccgttggctactcgggtggtgtcttatcgctttcaagagtatgtcaagaggtgtgtatggggtgcgctcaagcgcagaagacaacgtgattgcattcggctaactcagagccgtcccgcccgcctggtacgtttagcagtcggtataacgagatggtagtgtatgaattttatttattggtgatgtagagatagtacaatgtcattaaaaaaaataaattcaaaacaaacatgagtttaaaggttgtgaaagacaggttgtgaacgttagtttgaccgaaactggcagccgcaaacacataacaaacaatcaatattatgatagattctggataaataatgtattataatgtgcatcttgtaggtgattgtgcttttaataattttcagatttgttttccctgttaatgctgatgccacagtactagttgatttttatagggagaaaatggttttgttttaaaatgttcattatgtacattgctttgtaattttgttaacacattaattttgtgaaacgcccagaaccatgtcaggatttgcaatacataacaaaactttattattgttttatctttttatatttagtcaagttttgactaaatattttaacatcgagggggaatcgaaacgagggtcgtggtgtatgtgcgtgtgtgcatgtgtgtgtgtgtgtagagcgattcagactaaactactggaccgatctttatgaaatttgacatgagagttcctgggtatgaaatccccgaacgtttttttcatttttttgataaatgtctttgatgacgtcatatccggctttttgtgaaagttgaggcggcactgtcacgccctcatttttcaaccaaattggttgacattttggtcaagtaatcttcgacgaagcccggacttcggtattgcatttcagcttggtggcttaaaaattaattaatgactttggtcattaaaaatcggaaaattgtaaaaaaaaataaaaatgtataaaacgatccaaattaacgttcatcttattctccatcatttgctgattccaaaaacatataaatatgttatattcggattaaaaacaagctctgaaaaataaatatataaaaattattatcaaaattaaattgtccaaatcaaattaaaaatactctcatcttattccttgtcggttcctgattccaaaaacatatagatatgatatgtttggattaaaaacacgctcagaaagttaaaacaaagagagttacagaaaagcgtgctatccttctcagcgcaactactaccccgctcttcttgtcaatttcactgcctttgccatgagcggtggagtgacgatgctacgagtatacggtcttgctgaaaaatggcattgcgtttagtttcattctgtgagttcgacagctacttgactaaatattgtattttcgccttacgcgacttgtttatgattactattaccattatcagtatataagagggaccacggttatacccaaactgcaatttaaacaaaattaatgttgaagaaatcaaaaatacatcgaacacatttcacgctttgatttaacttatgtttccagctcgtcacagacttagcctaagtgcgaaggcctgtcttgaagcagaaacgcttttggtgttctagtcgcttcacactttaagtcaagtgtcattcagtccgtctctcacaatatcacacctatccgcgaaaataggcaataggccatgatgggccatatgtcagggaacagaagtagctcgctgactgtctgatttttttcccgagattttattacctctctgggccataagatgtggactaccttgggatgggacaataaagtaatgagagagaaaaatctaatatattccttgactttggggtagcgcgactctgttgcagctaactttcatgtgggagaaataggccctgtcggagaacagaagtagctcgctgagtgtctgattttttccgagcttttattacctctctgggccatacgatgtggactaccttgtggtttgtttgttgtttgttacgtgtaaggattacccacatgacaagcaaacaatacataattcgtttgatcttatcgaggttatcgttccgaataagttgttgtatatactgtaaacattccacttttaaacacatttttaaaacacctgttgtgaacactgaatgaattactcttttacaaaaataacacatgaataacacacactaaataatgtttaccatttgtgctacttttaccagttgaattaaacaaacttcaccaacaaagtattgcgacaaattacgcacccgaattaaggcattaattcccatgtcattttgttcaatttgtctatgctactacccgtagtacatgtagtatgtagtcaaaatagtcggaaagtttcaaagcaaactaacaagtccttgctgacatacagcgctttttcgcataatgcccctcgtaattaacgcaaaaaactcccgtttttgaccgcacatacgatcgacacctgcatcagaaggaatagcatagaacacaaaatatgcgagcgtgtgaatccgtgatttgtaaaaatgtaaaacaatcgccccgcgatttacaaatcacgtaaatgcgccggatattttcttgtcatctccaaagtcaagggatctattaaatgttttcaataaggaatcagaaaggccatatacattccgcTCCGCGCATATCTATTAACCCATATCCTACCATGCACGCTTCACACGTGCATTAAAAAAGTTGAAGGTTTCAGTGGCAATGAAAGCGAGATCACTTTTGATTTTGATGTGCCGCGATTGCTGATAGAGTTGTCTACCTTTCCAACACCCCTTCCCGCTTCCTGCTTGCAAAACTCACACGTGGAAACATCTTTTCTGCAGCAGACTCGGAAAAATGACTTCGAAATCTTCACGTCAATCTCAGTAAGTGCCATTTATTTACAAAAGCAGTTATGTTGCTAAAGCTTGCACTTTTATTTGCATGGACATCTATGGAAAAACATGTTAGATTCGATTTGTGTGTAGGATGAAAGTTCCATGGAACTTTTGATCGAAGTAAAAGGTAACGTCTCTGCACGCTCCAAGCGTGCATGGTAGTGAAAGGCCCCTATATTTAGTGCTGGGCTACGTACGCTTCACGCGTGCATGGTAGCGAGAGACCCCTGGGTGTTGTGTACTTACATACTCTATAAACATGCACATAGTAAAATGCTTTTGACTTTCAAATAAACATGCAGTGGCGGATCCAGTGGTGCGGCGTAGGGGGCActatttcttgttcttttgatGATAATATTGTGTTCTTTTGATGCTATGTTCGTATTGTGTTCTTTTGACGCTATGTTCGTGTCTCTGCTCTCCCCTGCAatgtcgcccccccccccctccccgtctgGCATGGTGTTGTGGGTTATGAATGCATACATTCTTGTAAGTGTGCATATTTCTGTATGCAATCATGCATTTACATATAGGCTCATACATACATTGTATACACTCTCGCTTGCACCAAACACACTAAATTCTTTGCAAGTTATTCAAACATACTGACGTTACTCTATTTCTTTGCATTCTTTTTCAGACTCCCACGACGGATGAACGTACATGATGTCTTGAGTCAACTCGAGGAAGATGGATTCTTCAATGCAGCTGTGTACATCACTCCCCCAGGTGATGGGGAATTATCTGATGAAGACAGCGGAGAGGAAGATGGGGGTGGACAGGTAAACAATTTGAACCGTCGTCAGCTTCACGCTGAGGCTGAAGGAGTAGTGACTCGCAGTGATGGACAGGTATTCAGAATGGGTGGCCCGAACGACGAGGCTGAGTTAGATCAAGACCCGCCTGGACGACCTGCCTCTCCACAACCAGTACCCGCTTCTCCACAACCAGTACCCTCCTCTCCACAATCAGTACCCGCCTCTCCACAATCAGTACCCGCCTCTCCACAATCAGTACCCGCCTCTCCACAATCAGTACCCGCCTCTCCACAATCAGTACCCGCCTCTCCACAATCAGTACCCGCCTCTCCACAATCAGTACCCGCCTCTCCACAGCAGGCACCTGCTCTACGTAACCTACGTAATCGCCAGCGAAATCAACCTGCTCCTATTCAGGTACCGGTGCCTCGGCAACAGCTTGCAGGCCGCCTGCTACAGAATCAGAGGCAACAGCGCCTGCAGCAACCTGCTGTGCGTAATTGGAGACGGGAAGATCTTCCAAGAAATCTAAATCTCCAACAACAGTGGCCTGTCCTTCCACAAGCACAATTTCTCAATGAAAACCTCAATCCTTTGGAGATGTTTGAACTCTTTATTGACGATGACGTGGTTGATTACATCGTGGATCAGACAAATCTTTACGCGAGGAGAGACAAAGGGAACCACACCTTTGTTACCACCAGGCAAGAGTTCCGCACATTTATGGCCATACTGCTCCTCTCTGGATACAACCAGATTCCACGCAGAACCATGTATTGGGAGAGAAACACTGACTGTCACAACACCGCTGTCTCTGGTGCCATGAGCAGGAACAGGTTCGATGAACACATGAGATTTCTCCACCTTGCAGACAACAACACACTGGACCCAAACGACAAGGTCAGCAAAGTCAGGGCATTCGTCTCGATGATCAACGAGAGGTGTCTGTTGTATTTCCCTGAGCAGCAACATCTCTCAATCGATGAGAGCATGGTCCCCTATTTCGGACATCACTCGACAAAACAATTCATCCGAGGGAAGCCAATTAGATTTGGTTTCAAACTGTGGACCCTCGCTGACCCGCTTGGGTACGTTGTTCAATTCGAACCGTACACTGGGGCTGGCGGTGGTCAACCATACGGTCGTCTTGGTCTCGGGGGAACGGTGGTCAAAGATCTGATTTCGGAGCTTCCACAACGCCCTTATCACCTGACATTTGATAACTTCTTCACATCTCTTCCACTGCTGAGTGATCTTGCGGCTAACGGCATAGGGGCGACAGGAACAATCAGGAAGAACCGCATAGAACACTGCCCAATGAGAGATGCCACCCGGTTCGCCAAAGAAGACCGTGGTGCCCTAGACTTCCGTCATGACCGACGCAGCAACGTACTGGTTGTGGAATGGAACGACAACAGTGTAGTGACCGTGGCGAGCAACTGCGATCGTGTGATGCCGCTTGCACGAGTTCGGCGCTGGTCAAGAGCACAACGTCAGTTTGTTCAGATAGAGCAGCCAGATCTGATCAGAGTGTACAACGCAACCATGGGTGGAGTTGACAGGGCAGATCAAAATATCAATGCCTATCGGATCTCTTTGCGCACCAAAAAGTGGTGGTGGCCATATTTTGCACATGTGCTGGAACTCGTGATGCAGAATGCGTGGCTGTTGTTCCGGAGAACAGATGCACACACCGCCGAGCCTCTCGACTTGCTTGCCTTCCGGCGACGCATTGTGCAAGTCTACCTGATGCGGCATGGAGCCATTGCCATGCCACGGCGTGCTGCTCGACTTGCTCTGCCTGCCGTCCACAGAGTGCCAGACGAAGTCAGGTTTGATGGCGTCGGTCATTTCGCTGGTCCATCGCAGACAACAAAGCGGTGCGCACTGTGCAAGAAGAACACCAAGAAACTCTGCCTGAAATGCACAGTTGGACTTCACAATCAGTGCTTCAATGCGTTTCACGGCATCCACTGAGCGTGCAGGTCTTCCATGACGCTCTGCTCAACTTGCCATGTCTACAGAGCTCAAAGTTGAAACTTATGAGTTTGAGAAACTATTTGTGAACTGTAGGTCTTGTCATCACTACTTTGTGTTTGTTCGTATCATTTGTTTGTGAAGTTTTggagataaaaaaaacacgtacCCTCTTGATACCATGCACTCTCTGAGCGTGCATCATGAGAACACTTATACGTACCCGTTGGCTACCATGCACTCTTCAAGCGTGCGTCCTCAAaaactcataagaaaaataaaagttCAAATGTTATGATTATATTTGTGttagagagtgtgtttgtgatgggaaaaagcgaaaaaaaataaaaaatatctaaaaaaaaaatgttggtagGATATGGGTTAAAATCCttcggcaacaaattattgcgacaaattacgcacccaaattaaggcattaattcctatgtcatttcgttcaatttgtctatgtactacccgtagtagcttacatgtagtatgtaggcaaaatattcggaaagtttcaaagcaaactaacaagtccttgctgacatacagcgctttttggcataatgcccttagtaattgacgcaaaaactcctgtttttgatcgtaaatgcgatcgacacctgcatcagaaggaatcccgtcgcgatataaccttcgtggttgaaaacgacgttaaacaccaaataaagaaagaatcagaaggaatagcatagaagacgtaatatgcgagcgtgttaacccgtgattcgtaaaaatgtaaaacaatcgccccgcgatttacaaatcacgtaaatacgcccgatattttcttgtcatctccaaattaagtcaagggatctattaaatgttttgattcttatttcattacttttttgtcccatcgcaattccccccaatggaaggctagcaggaacaaagtcgcgcttcctccaaatcaggggatctatcagatgtttttatatttagtcaagttttgactaaatattttaacatcgaggggggatcgaaacgagggtcgtggtgtatgtgcgtgcgtgcgtgtgtgtgtgtgtgtagagcgattcagactaaactactggaccgatctttatgaaatttgacatgagagttcctgggtatgaaatccccgaacgtttttttcatttttttgataaatgtctttgatgacgtcatatccggcttttcgtgaaagttgaggcggcactgtcacgccctcatttttcaaccaaattggttcaaattttggtcaagtaatcttcgacaaagctcggggtttggtattgcatttcagcttggtggcttaaaaattaattaatgactttggtcattaaaaatcggaaaattgtaaaaaacaataaaaatttataaaacgatccaaatttacgtttatcttattctccatcatttgctgattccaaaaacatataaatatgttatattcggattaaaaacaagctctgaaaattaaatatataaaaattattatcaaaattaaattgtccaaatcaatttaaaaacactttcatcttattccttgtcggttcctgattccaaaaacatatagatatgatatgtttggattaaaaacacgctcagaaagttaaaacaaagagaggtacagaaaagcgtgctatccttcttagcgcaactactaccccgctcttcttgtcaatttcactgcctttgccatgagcggtggactgacgatgctacgagtatacggtcttgctgaaaaatggcattgcgttcagtttcattctgtgagttcgacagctacttgactaaatattgtatattcgccttacgcgacttgtttcttctttacttcattgtccaatcactgggaaattcggggcgtttcctccctgtggaaagctagcagcaacagagacacgctacctcaaagtcaa from Littorina saxatilis isolate snail1 linkage group LG4, US_GU_Lsax_2.0, whole genome shotgun sequence includes these protein-coding regions:
- the LOC138965668 gene encoding piggyBac transposable element-derived protein 3-like, translating into MNVHDVLSQLEEDGFFNAAVYITPPGDGELSDEDSGEEDGGGQVNNLNRRQLHAEAEGVVTRSDGQVFRMGGPNDEAELDQDPPGRPASPQPVPASPQPVPSSPQSVPASPQSVPASPQSVPASPQSVPASPQSVPASPQSVPASPQSVPASPQQAPALRNLRNRQRNQPAPIQVPVPRQQLAGRLLQNQRQQRLQQPAVRNWRREDLPRNLNLQQQWPVLPQAQFLNENLNPLEMFELFIDDDVVDYIVDQTNLYARRDKGNHTFVTTRQEFRTFMAILLLSGYNQIPRRTMYWERNTDCHNTAVSGAMSRNRFDEHMRFLHLADNNTLDPNDKVSKVRAFVSMINERCLLYFPEQQHLSIDESMVPYFGHHSTKQFIRGKPIRFGFKLWTLADPLGYVVQFEPYTGAGGGQPYGRLGLGGTVVKDLISELPQRPYHLTFDNFFTSLPLLSDLAANGIGATGTIRKNRIEHCPMRDATRFAKEDRGALDFRHDRRSNVLVVEWNDNSVVTVASNCDRVMPLARVRRWSRAQRQFVQIEQPDLIRVYNATMGGVDRADQNINAYRISLRTKKWWWPYFAHVLELVMQNAWLLFRRTDAHTAEPLDLLAFRRRIVQVYLMRHGAIAMPRRAARLALPAVHRVPDEVRFDGVGHFAGPSQTTKRCALCKKNTKKLCLKCTVGLHNQCFNAFHGIH